Proteins encoded in a region of the Leptolyngbya subtilissima AS-A7 genome:
- a CDS encoding PTPA-CTERM sorting domain-containing protein, translated as MSFKTFGLGLSAAAAFSAVAVLEAPVQAASIANQTLSFTGSARLETPDAVSSLLNFSSFSNTTAGTVTLADASADVFGAAGSSFSLGDLELTKTTATTWELTSGPTTNWLTGLADGIGFTLEQFVLEQVSVTAGPATIPLYVAFVSGFFTPSGLAGSGALTAQGSLVFDSGSSFSADITAVPTPALLPGLVGLGAMALRKRSQDSVEEEA; from the coding sequence ATGAGTTTTAAAACTTTTGGCTTAGGCCTAAGTGCCGCTGCTGCCTTTTCCGCAGTAGCTGTTTTAGAGGCTCCAGTTCAAGCAGCAAGCATTGCAAACCAAACCCTGAGCTTTACCGGCTCAGCCCGCCTAGAAACCCCAGACGCTGTCAGTAGCTTGCTTAACTTCTCAAGCTTTAGCAACACAACCGCGGGAACTGTAACACTCGCAGACGCCAGTGCTGATGTTTTTGGCGCTGCGGGTTCATCTTTTAGCCTAGGAGATTTAGAGCTGACAAAAACTACCGCCACCACCTGGGAACTGACCTCTGGCCCCACCACCAACTGGCTGACGGGATTGGCCGACGGCATTGGCTTTACCCTTGAGCAGTTTGTGCTTGAGCAAGTCTCTGTAACCGCTGGGCCTGCTACTATACCCCTTTACGTAGCCTTTGTTTCGGGCTTCTTTACGCCGTCTGGCCTAGCTGGCAGTGGTGCACTAACCGCTCAAGGCAGCCTGGTGTTCGATAGTGGTTCGTCGTTCTCGGCGGACATTACCGCAGTGCCAACTCCGGCATTGTTGCCTGGGTTAGTTGGTCTGGGTGCTATGGCACTCCGTAAGCGATCGCAAGACAGCGTTGAGGAAGAAGCTTAA